A window of Dissulfurirhabdus thermomarina contains these coding sequences:
- a CDS encoding methyltransferase domain-containing protein — protein MVELGGATEPMTTWIPLILAAAGLLFLAKAAYVAATASVYGTTRGALFVPTAQARVRAALDALSLHPGQHLVDLGCGDGRVLRLAARRHGARATGFELNPLAYLRARLACRGLPGVSVRREDFWKADLSGADAVFCYLCPDVMARLARKLSGELRPGTRVVSCNFEIPGWVPDRVIRPDHPLHNAPIYLYRARRKAVARKPETF, from the coding sequence GTGGTAGAGTTGGGCGGCGCCACGGAACCCATGACCACCTGGATCCCCCTCATCCTGGCCGCCGCCGGCCTCCTCTTCCTGGCCAAGGCCGCCTACGTGGCCGCCACGGCCTCGGTCTACGGGACCACCCGGGGGGCCCTCTTCGTCCCCACCGCGCAGGCCAGGGTCCGGGCCGCCCTGGACGCCCTTTCCCTGCACCCGGGCCAGCATCTCGTGGACCTCGGCTGCGGCGACGGGCGGGTCCTCCGCCTGGCCGCCCGCCGTCACGGGGCCCGGGCCACCGGCTTCGAGCTCAACCCCCTGGCCTACCTCCGGGCCCGCCTGGCCTGCCGGGGGCTCCCAGGTGTCTCGGTGCGGCGGGAAGACTTCTGGAAGGCCGATCTCTCCGGGGCGGACGCGGTCTTCTGCTACCTCTGCCCGGACGTCATGGCGCGCCTGGCGCGGAAGCTCTCCGGCGAGCTCCGCCCCGGGACCCGGGTGGTCTCGTGCAACTTCGAGATCCCCGGATGGGTGCCGGACCGGGTGATCCGGCCGGACCATCCCCTTCACAACGCCCCCATCTACCTCTACCGGGCCCGGCGGAAGGCCGTTGCCAGGAAGCCCGAAACGTTCTAG
- a CDS encoding NAD(P)/FAD-dependent oxidoreductase, which yields MPPPPRAEIPGPADVLVVGLGPAGAAAAVSLARAGWRVTAVDRSTGAPEKVCGDGLTADALRALEALGLSGPVLREARRLDRLEIHGPGGGRAVVRGNFASLPRARLDALLRAEARAAGAGVLAPCTPAAPLERDGRVTGALVAGAATRGAVLPLRARVTLLATGAAARPLRCFGILERAAPWAAGARLRLEVPGGAPGAGKAALAIRFDRALCPGYGWVFPGPGATVNLGVGVFYRRGRPPGRAGLAELWHRFAAGFAPAAAALRSGRVLAPLRAAPLRCGLSGSRPWRPGLLAVGEAAGLTLPLIGEGVGKALESGLLAADLVRAFLEGRLPESELGPAYASEIQARWGRLHHGYRRGQRWLASPRVCDFFVRRARRGGYVRRQIEGTLAETTHLGTLFTPLGLLRSMFS from the coding sequence ATGCCACCTCCTCCCCGCGCGGAAATCCCCGGGCCGGCCGACGTTCTGGTGGTGGGTCTCGGCCCGGCGGGGGCGGCGGCGGCCGTCTCCCTGGCCCGGGCCGGCTGGCGGGTGACCGCGGTGGACCGGTCCACCGGGGCGCCGGAGAAGGTCTGCGGCGACGGGCTCACGGCCGACGCCCTCCGGGCCCTGGAGGCCCTGGGGCTTTCAGGGCCCGTCCTCCGGGAGGCACGCCGGCTGGACCGGCTCGAGATCCACGGCCCCGGGGGCGGCCGTGCGGTGGTGCGGGGGAACTTCGCCAGCCTGCCCAGGGCCCGCCTGGATGCCCTGCTCCGGGCGGAGGCACGGGCGGCGGGGGCCGGGGTCCTGGCCCCGTGCACCCCGGCCGCCCCGCTGGAACGAGACGGCCGGGTCACCGGCGCCCTCGTCGCCGGGGCGGCGACCCGGGGCGCCGTCCTGCCCCTCCGGGCCCGGGTGACCCTCCTGGCCACCGGCGCCGCCGCCCGGCCCTTGCGGTGTTTCGGGATCCTGGAACGGGCCGCGCCCTGGGCGGCGGGGGCCCGGCTGCGCCTCGAGGTACCCGGAGGCGCACCCGGGGCCGGCAAAGCCGCGCTGGCCATCCGATTCGACCGGGCCCTCTGCCCGGGGTACGGGTGGGTCTTCCCGGGGCCGGGCGCCACGGTCAACCTGGGCGTGGGGGTCTTCTACCGGCGGGGCCGCCCGCCGGGCCGGGCGGGCCTGGCGGAGCTCTGGCACCGCTTCGCCGCCGGCTTCGCGCCGGCCGCCGCGGCCCTCCGGTCCGGCCGGGTCCTCGCCCCCCTCCGCGCCGCCCCCCTCCGGTGCGGCCTCTCCGGCAGCCGCCCGTGGCGGCCGGGCCTCCTGGCCGTGGGCGAGGCGGCCGGCCTCACCCTGCCCCTCATCGGGGAGGGTGTCGGCAAGGCCCTGGAGAGCGGGCTCCTCGCCGCCGACCTGGTCCGGGCCTTCCTGGAAGGGCGGCTCCCCGAAAGCGAGCTGGGCCCGGCCTACGCCTCGGAGATCCAGGCCCGGTGGGGCCGGCTCCACCACGGGTACCGGCGGGGACAGCGCTGGCTCGCCTCGCCCCGGGTCTGCGACTTCTTCGTGCGCCGGGCCCGGCGCGGCGGCTACGTGCGGCGACAGATCGAGGGGACCCTGGCGGAGACCACCCACCTCGGGACCCTCTTCACACCCCTGGGCCTCCTGCGGTCCATGTTCTCGTAA
- a CDS encoding ATP-binding protein, producing MRDQDKTKDVLIRELQVLRAKVDELKTLEHKCLVAAEQLHRERASYEAIFESVNDAILVLDMDSGRILEVNRKGLEMFGHPPSRLKKMKLEALGAEDPPHGGEDVPGRLRAAAEAPQLFEWLVQDRAGRRFWVEVNLKRALMSGKDRILAVVRDIQNRKAEEERLRRFAAELERSNRELEQFARVASHDLQEPLITIIGLLQLLARKYAAGLPPKGREILDRAEQGARHLQHLIQDLLAYSRVDAARAHPEPVDCERVLGQVLEALDGSIRESGARVTHDPLPRVTGDPSLLFQLFQNLISNAIKFRGEAPPRVHVSAAREDGRWVFSVADNGIGIAPKDFDRIFDIFQRLHPRRKYPGTGIGLSTCKKIVDLHGGRIWVESEPGRGATFRFTLAGGPGSLPALPRA from the coding sequence GTGCGCGACCAGGACAAGACGAAGGACGTCCTCATCCGGGAGCTTCAGGTGCTCCGCGCCAAGGTGGACGAACTCAAGACCCTGGAGCACAAGTGCCTCGTGGCCGCCGAGCAGCTCCACCGGGAACGGGCCAGCTACGAGGCCATCTTCGAATCCGTCAACGACGCCATCCTGGTGCTGGACATGGACTCGGGCCGCATCCTCGAGGTCAACCGAAAGGGCCTCGAGATGTTCGGCCACCCGCCCTCCCGGCTGAAGAAGATGAAGCTCGAGGCCCTGGGCGCCGAGGATCCCCCGCACGGCGGCGAGGACGTCCCCGGCCGCCTCCGGGCCGCCGCCGAGGCCCCCCAGCTCTTCGAGTGGCTGGTCCAGGACCGCGCGGGACGCCGCTTCTGGGTGGAGGTCAACCTCAAGCGCGCCCTCATGAGCGGCAAGGACCGGATCCTCGCCGTGGTGCGCGACATCCAGAACCGGAAGGCCGAGGAGGAGCGCCTCCGGCGCTTCGCCGCGGAGCTCGAGCGCAGCAACCGGGAGCTGGAACAGTTCGCCCGGGTCGCCTCCCACGACCTCCAGGAACCGCTGATCACCATCATCGGGCTCCTGCAGCTCTTGGCCCGGAAGTACGCCGCCGGCCTCCCCCCCAAGGGGCGCGAGATCCTGGACCGCGCGGAACAAGGCGCCCGGCACCTCCAGCACCTCATCCAGGACCTCTTGGCCTATTCCCGGGTGGACGCCGCCCGGGCCCATCCCGAGCCGGTGGACTGCGAGCGGGTGCTCGGGCAGGTCCTCGAGGCCCTGGACGGATCCATCCGGGAAAGCGGCGCCCGGGTGACCCACGACCCCCTGCCGCGGGTGACCGGGGATCCGAGCCTCCTCTTCCAGCTCTTCCAGAACCTCATCAGTAACGCCATCAAGTTCCGGGGGGAGGCCCCGCCGCGGGTCCACGTCTCCGCGGCCCGGGAGGACGGCCGGTGGGTCTTCTCGGTGGCGGACAACGGGATCGGCATCGCCCCCAAGGACTTCGACCGGATCTTCGACATCTTCCAGCGCCTCCACCCGCGCCGGAAGTATCCCGGGACCGGGATCGGCCTCTCCACCTGCAAGAAGATCGTGGACCTCCACGGGGGGCGGATCTGGGTGGAATCGGAACCCGGCCGCGGGGCCACGTTCCGCTTCACCCTGGCCGGCGGCCCCGGGTCCCTGCCCGCCCTGCCCCGGGCCTGA
- a CDS encoding EF-hand domain-containing protein, with amino-acid sequence MISSLAVLFGCDRWQGGPARPGPGLADKLAAMAARNPALAPPGGKGAGPAELRRSLARVAGRVLVSADLDGDGAVDARELFEARTHATGALVTEDMDEDRDGAVCRAEFLAANERRVQSVMEAFDTDGDGRVTREEFVRVALERLSGLDVDGDGRFTREELARRPSGAVPRRMASSRQIAVMICGPTCVWLMGDTSSGGPGERPHGYCEDHPDAGWCPSATHPGCSNDDVSTGNCVCMWPGYCAPFFD; translated from the coding sequence ATGATTTCATCCCTTGCCGTTCTCTTCGGGTGCGACCGGTGGCAGGGCGGCCCGGCCCGGCCCGGGCCGGGGCTGGCCGACAAGCTGGCGGCCATGGCCGCCCGGAACCCGGCCCTGGCCCCGCCGGGCGGAAAGGGCGCGGGCCCGGCGGAGCTCCGGCGGTCCCTGGCCCGGGTGGCGGGGCGGGTGCTGGTGTCGGCGGACCTCGACGGGGACGGGGCGGTGGACGCGCGCGAGCTCTTCGAGGCCCGGACCCATGCCACCGGGGCCCTGGTGACCGAGGACATGGACGAGGACCGGGACGGTGCCGTCTGCCGGGCGGAGTTTCTCGCCGCCAACGAGCGCCGGGTGCAGTCCGTGATGGAGGCCTTCGACACCGACGGCGACGGCCGGGTAACCCGGGAGGAATTCGTCCGGGTGGCCCTGGAGCGCCTTTCCGGGCTCGACGTGGACGGAGACGGGCGCTTCACCCGCGAGGAGCTTGCGCGGCGCCCGTCGGGGGCGGTGCCGCGGCGCATGGCTTCGAGCCGCCAGATCGCCGTCATGATCTGCGGGCCGACCTGCGTCTGGCTCATGGGCGACACGTCGTCGGGCGGCCCGGGGGAGCGTCCCCACGGCTACTGCGAGGATCACCCCGACGCCGGCTGGTGCCCCTCCGCGACCCATCCCGGGTGTTCCAACGACGACGTCTCCACGGGCAACTGCGTGTGCATGTGGCCCGGCTACTGCGCCCCCTTCTTCGACTAG
- a CDS encoding DsrE family protein — translation MTEQEEKILYICTHADDDPEKAAMPFVMANAALSMDVKAVVVLQGQGAYLALKGYVEHMLPSGGFPPLPKLMSDFQALGGELRVCAPCIKERKIDKSELIEGAATIAAAELTVLAMEAKAVFNY, via the coding sequence ATGACGGAACAGGAAGAGAAGATCCTCTACATCTGCACCCACGCCGACGACGACCCGGAGAAGGCGGCCATGCCCTTCGTCATGGCCAACGCCGCCCTGTCCATGGACGTCAAGGCGGTGGTGGTCCTCCAGGGGCAGGGCGCCTACCTGGCGCTGAAGGGCTACGTGGAGCACATGCTCCCCTCCGGGGGCTTTCCGCCCCTTCCGAAGCTCATGTCCGACTTCCAGGCCCTGGGCGGCGAGCTCCGGGTCTGCGCCCCCTGCATCAAGGAGCGCAAGATCGACAAGTCGGAGCTCATCGAGGGCGCCGCCACCATCGCCGCCGCCGAGCTCACCGTGCTCGCCATGGAGGCCAAGGCCGTCTTCAACTACTAG
- a CDS encoding 4Fe-4S dicluster domain-containing protein: MATTVNPDFLAGLEKFGVKDAAACFNCGNCTAVCPLSSESVPFPRKVIRYLQLGLGDRLAERPEPWLCYYCGECSQTCPRQADPGEVMMGLRRYLTARYDWTGISRRFYTSTAFEVFAFAAVAALVGLGIHLFHGPVLTDRVALNTFAPRPLVERFDLALLAVLSALLLGNANRLRRAVMGPGARAPVSAYLAEFREFLAHFFTQKRFAGCGTPEQRTQWIVHLLVMTGYSVVFLLVVAGLRWFQRDEILPLWHPVRLAGYYATFAILYGTTYAMVGRIRRSKPVYAHSHSSDWAFLVMLWLTTATGLAVHVARLLGWPLTTYAAYTLHLTIAVPMLVVEVPFAKWTHQLYRPLVIYLVKVKERAARTATPQREKGDKGT, translated from the coding sequence ATGGCCACCACCGTGAACCCGGACTTCCTTGCCGGGCTCGAAAAGTTCGGCGTCAAGGACGCCGCCGCCTGCTTCAACTGCGGCAACTGCACGGCGGTCTGCCCCCTCTCCAGCGAGTCGGTCCCCTTCCCCCGCAAGGTGATCCGCTACCTCCAGCTCGGCCTGGGCGACCGGCTGGCGGAGCGGCCGGAACCCTGGCTCTGCTACTACTGCGGGGAGTGCTCCCAGACCTGCCCCCGCCAAGCCGACCCCGGCGAGGTGATGATGGGGCTCCGGCGCTACCTCACCGCCAGGTACGACTGGACGGGGATCTCCCGGCGCTTCTACACCTCCACGGCCTTCGAGGTCTTCGCCTTCGCCGCCGTGGCCGCCCTGGTAGGGCTGGGCATCCACCTCTTCCACGGCCCGGTGCTCACCGACCGGGTGGCCCTCAACACCTTCGCCCCCCGGCCGTTGGTGGAGCGCTTCGACCTCGCCCTGCTGGCCGTCCTCTCGGCCCTGCTCCTCGGCAACGCCAACCGCCTGCGCCGGGCCGTCATGGGGCCCGGGGCCCGGGCGCCAGTCTCGGCCTACCTCGCCGAGTTCCGGGAATTCCTGGCGCACTTCTTCACCCAGAAGCGGTTCGCCGGCTGCGGCACCCCCGAGCAGCGGACCCAGTGGATCGTCCACCTCCTGGTCATGACGGGCTACTCGGTGGTCTTCCTCCTGGTGGTGGCGGGCCTCCGGTGGTTCCAGCGGGACGAGATCCTGCCCCTGTGGCACCCGGTCCGGCTGGCGGGCTACTACGCCACCTTCGCCATCCTCTACGGCACCACCTACGCCATGGTGGGCCGGATCCGGCGGAGCAAGCCCGTCTACGCCCACTCGCACTCCTCGGACTGGGCCTTCCTGGTGATGCTGTGGCTCACCACGGCCACGGGGCTGGCCGTGCACGTGGCGCGGCTGCTCGGCTGGCCGCTCACCACCTACGCCGCCTACACCCTCCACCTCACGATCGCGGTCCCCATGCTGGTGGTGGAGGTCCCCTTCGCCAAGTGGACGCACCAGCTCTACCGGCCGCTGGTGATCTACCTCGTCAAGGTCAAGGAACGCGCCGCCCGAACGGCGACACCACAGAGAGAGAAGGGAGACAAAGGCACATGA
- a CDS encoding winged helix-turn-helix domain-containing protein, translating to MSTERNDTKEALARLREERAAFIDRARAAAREQNRAVKAILDALGEGGRTVPEIARRTELPTWEVLRYVAGLRKYGRIVEGPKDGDYFTYEAVRRG from the coding sequence ATGAGCACCGAAAGAAACGACACCAAGGAGGCCCTCGCCCGCCTGAGGGAGGAACGCGCGGCCTTCATCGACCGGGCCCGCGCGGCCGCCCGGGAGCAGAACCGCGCGGTCAAGGCCATCCTCGACGCCCTCGGGGAGGGCGGGCGGACCGTGCCCGAGATCGCCCGGCGGACCGAGCTCCCCACCTGGGAGGTCCTGCGCTACGTGGCGGGCCTCAGGAAATACGGCCGGATCGTGGAAGGGCCCAAGGACGGCGACTACTTCACCTACGAGGCGGTCCGCCGGGGCTAG